GGCCGAAGGAGCCGGCGCTTCGAGGCGCGCTTCGATATTGGCTTTGTAATACGAATTCCACTCGGGCGGTGATACTTTGCGGTTGCGTGTAAGGTTACCGTATTCATCCACCACCTTACTTTCGATGATGCTGAATATCTGTTCGGGATTTACGTTACCGCAGGCCGGGCATTCGCTCTCGTCGCTGTTTACGTGATTGACTACCTTTTTGAAATACACCACGGCATCAACCGGGTTGCCGTAGTAAATGGGAAAACCGCCGTTATCAAGAATAAGCAGGCGGTCGAACATTTTAAAAATATCTGACGAGGGCTGGTGAATAACCACGAACACGAGCTTGCCTTTAAGCGCAAGTTCCTTGAGAAGGTCCATGATATTCTCCGAGTCGCGCGAGGAAAGGCCCGATGTGGGCTCATCCACAAACAGCACCGAAGGCTCGCGGATAAGTTCGAGCGCAATGTTGAGGCGTTTGCGCTGACCGCCCGAGATCTTTTTATCGAGCGGACTACCCACTTTCAGGTCACGCGCTTCATAAAGCCCGAGATCGGCCAGCAATTCATCCACCGTGCGGGTTATATCGCTGTCGCTGAGGTTTCCGAAACAAAGTTTGGCGTTGTAGTAAAGATTTTGAAAAACGGTAAGTTCTTCAATAAGCAGATCGTCCTGCGAGATATGCCCTACTACCCCTTCAAGCTCCTGTTTCTGGCGGTGCAGATCGAGTCCGTTTATCATTACCGCACCGGAGGTGGGCGTATCGTTTCCGTTGAGTACGTTGAGCAGTGTGGACTTACCTGCACCTGAACCGCCCATGATGCCAATAAGGCGGCCCGATTCTTCGTGTATGCTCACATCGCGCAGGCCAAGTTTTCCGCCTTTGAATTTGTACGAAATGGTTTGTGCGCTGAATGTGATACGCGTTTTGGTTTTGCTGCTGAGAAACGCGCTGATAATATCGCTGTAATAAATGGGCTGCACTTTAGAACTACGCAGCGACGAGCCGGGTGTAAGAATATACACCTTGTTGAGAAACATGGCCTGCCCGTTGAGGTTGAGTTCGCCCTCGCCGAAATAGCGCACCACATACATACCCACGCTGGGTACATGCAGCACGCACACACGGCCATTTCCAATGGAATCAGAATAAATATGATGTGCCTGGTTGTAAACAGGCTGCCCGTTGTCAACCACCAGCAGTTCGGCAATATCGGGCATATCGGCAATGTCTTCTTCAACAAAAGCCCGCATGCGGTCGAACTCACCTTCTTCGATGTTGAAGGTTTCGGAAACTGTTTTCACAAACTCAAGTTCCTGCTCCGAAATTTCGTAGCTGGAATGAATGAATTCGAGCAGGCGGATGAGTACAACCACTTTCTGCTTCTGCGTAAGTTCTTCGTTAATCTGTGTGCAGATGCGAAGTACTTTCACTGAATTGAGCGAAGTACGTTTGGCCGAGCCATCTTTGCGCTTGGTTACCTGATGGTGTTGCTCCAGATACTCGTCGAAAATGGCGAGATACTGTTCAACCAGATCGAGGCTGAGTTGCTGACGCAGAAACGACTCTACCACTGCCCGGCTGTCGGTGGTGACTCCGTCAACCTTGGCGATGATGGCAAAGAGTTGCATCAGGGCCCGCAAAATTCGTTCACTCATGTGTTGCGGTAGTTGTTTGTTTGGGCTTGGGTAAACGTTTGGAAGGCCTAAAAATAGTCAAATCCGCAACACAGCAATGCGAATTTTACAATCAAATTACCCATTAGTAAAACAACCGGTCTCATCGCTGAAACCGGTTGCTTTATCGAAATACTGAGCGGGTTTTACGGTCTGAAGCCGATAAGCAGAATAGCGCAGCCCGATTCTTTTCCGGCAGCCGGATTGAGTGTGGCTTCGATAATTACGTTTACAGTAGTGTTTACGCGGAAATCCCAGTAGGGCGCATTGCTGTGCTGGCTATTGGTAAAGAGCAGGTTATGATCCTGATCGTACACACTGAAAATGAGGTTTCCGTCGGAAGTTCCGGTACCCGCAGCAATGCGGTAGGTAGATCCAGCAAAGAAAGTGGCCTGAAACTCGGCGGTTTGGTTGGAGAGCACCAGCGCACGGTAAGTTTGCCCGTCGCTTACGAAGGGCGGCACAATGTGGCGGGTAATCATTTTGGTGGTCGAGTCGCATTGCGCAACAGCCTTGCTCTGGCCAAACACCAGCGCCGCAACGGTGAGCACAAGAAGGGTGAGAAGCTTTTTCATAAACTTACTTGCCGTAGGGATTAATTAATGATGTAGTTGCGCAGTGCAGTTACTTTTTCGGTAAGTGCGGTAAGCTGTTCGGGTGTGATGTTTACCTCGGTTTTGCCGTTGATGGTGGTAATTTTGTTGGCATTGTCGGTAACCGGCTCGGCGTAGGTGTATTTGAGTTCGATGCTGCTGAAAGCGCCGTTGAGCTCCTGATAAAGTTTAATGAGCGGCTCAAACTCGGGCTTTTCCTGATCGACAAGCAGCTTGAGGATGCCTGCGCAGGTATTTTTCTGTTCGCCGATGCGCACGGCCATGGCGGGATCAGGCTTTTGCTTATACACGCTGAGGGCGAAGTGCATACTTTCTATCCAGCCACCGGCCAGAATGAGCGCGGCCACATGCTCACGATCGCCTTCTTTCAGAAACTCGTCGCTGCGGCGGTAGCTTTCGCCCACAATTTTCATGATCGAATCCTTTTTGCCGATGTTGGCGCTGAAACGCTCAAGCAACTGCTTATCAAAACTGGCAGTAATGCGCATCTGTTCGCCAAGCGTCATTACGGTTTTGTAATAGCCGAGTGCGTCTGATGAGTTTTCGTATATGGACACATAGCCCAGATCGGCACCGTAAATGCCGAGATTGAGGGCGCGCTTGGTATCGTCGGAATAACGGGAGAGATTGGACGCGGGGTTGAGCATTTCCTTATTGTACAACGCTCCGCTGCTTTTGATCATACCGGCAATTTGCACGGGCGAGGGCACCATGAAGTTTTGCCCTTTGAGTTGCAGGTTGTTGCTGGGAACATTCAGCGAATCTTTGTCGTTGCCATTGTTTTCGCCACCCTCGGGGGTATCGGAACAACCGGCGGCAACAAGCATAGCAGCCCCGAGAAAAAGAGCCGACAAGCGAACAGGGAAACCGTTGAAAATCATTGATGGGTTTAAGTTAAATCCGGTGTGCTGAAATTTGATGCAAATAAACGAAAAAATGCCGAAGCAGCACGCAAACGGCCCCGTAATTTACACCTTTCGCATGAAGCCGGTTTACGCTTAGTCGGCAAACACATTGGTTTTGCCCACCGCATACCTGAAAACCCCGAATGCCATGCCTGCGCTGAGCGCATACCAGCCCAGATTTACCCACTCGTGCAAAATGAGTGAACCGGTGGCAAACAGCAGGCTGTAGGTAAACATAACCGCGCTGAGCCAGCACACCAGCAGGCCGAGTATCGGCGTTTTTTCGGGGGCCATACCCAGGGCCACACGCACCGGTTTCCAGCCGCCGGCCGGGCGCACACGGGTGTAAAATTGGTTGAGTGTGCCCATGTTCTCCGGCGTTGTAAGAAAAGTAACCGCCAGCCAAGAAACCGTGGTTACGCCCACCGTGAGGAAAAAGCTGCCCGGAAATTCGGCCCACCACGGCAATACGGCATCAGCCGCCAGACCGCTGCGCATAACCGCCAGCGCGCCCATAACCACAAACGGCGCCAGCGTGGCCGTAATTTCGCTCCAGGCGTTGATGCGCCACCAGTACCAGCGCAGAATGAGCACCAGCCCCAGCCCTGCGCCACACTCCATAATAAAACTCCACACGCCCGAAATAGACGTAATCATGGGTGTTACAGCCAGCGAAAGCAGCATGGTGAGGATGGTGATGAGGCGCGAAACCGATACGTAATGCTTTTCGGCTTTTTCATTGCTGCCAAGCTGCGCTGGACGTTTGAGAAAACGTTTGTACAAATCATTCACTAAATAGCTGGCGCCCCAGTTGAGCTGCGTGGAAATGGTGCTCATGTAGGCCGCAAGAAAAGCCACCAGCATAAGGCCTTTGAGCCCCACGGGCAGATAATCTTTCATGGCGCGCACGTAGCCCATGCGGGCGGTAGCCTCAGTAAGATCAGGATAAAGAATGAGTGAGCAGAGGCCTACCAGAATCCACGGCCAGGGACGCAGGCAATAGTGCGCCACCTGAAAAAACAGGGTGGCCCAGATGGCGTGCTTTTCGTTTTTTGCACTCATCATACGCTGCGCTACGTAGCCGCCGCCGCCGGGTTCGGCACCCGGATACCAGCTGGCCCACCACTGCACGCCCACAAAGGCCAGAAAGGCACCGATGCCGAGCGTAAATTCGCCCGCTACCGAGCCGCTGCTGCCCAGTTTTGGGAAAAACGACAAACTGCCCGGATGCGACACGGCCAGCTTTTCCTTCATACCCTCAATACCACCCACCTCAGCCGAATTGACCACCAGAATGGCCAGAATAATGCAGCCGGCAATGGCAATAATAAACTGCACCATATCCGTAATAGCTACACCCATGAGCCCCGACACGGACGAATACAACGCGGTAAGCAGCATGACGCCGCCGGTCCACATAAGCGCTGTTTGTGCACTGAGGCCGAAGAACTCCTGCAAAATGGAGATCATGGCTAAGTTTACCCAGCCGAGTATAAGCACATTCATAAACACGCCGAGGTAAACCGCACGGAAGCCGCGCAGCATGGCAGCCGGTTTGCCGCCGTAGCGGAGTTCGGTAAGCTCCACTTCGGTCATCACACCTGAGCGGCGCCACAAACGCGCAAAGAAAAACGTGGTGAGCATGCCGCCAAAAAGCGCACACCACCAGAGCCAGTTGCCGGCAATGCCTTTTTGCACCACCAGTTCGTTTACGGCCAGCGGCGTATCGGCCGCGAAGGTGGTGGCCACCATGGAAATGCCTGCAATGTGCCACGGCAGCGAACGCCCGCCGAGAAAAAATTCGCCCAGGCTTTTGCCCGCCCGCTCGCGGTAATAAAGACCAATGCCGAGTGAAAGCAAAAGGTAGGCGCCGATGATGATGTAGTCGATAAGTGCTAACATGCTGTAGTGGTTGAATGGAAAGCTGCTGTGTGGCTTTGGGTAAAGCTACGTGTTACGGGCGGCCTATGCCCTTCTGCGGCAGGAATTGATAAACAGGCGGATGTGAATGACGTGCCCAATGTGTGATTTTGAAATGCACCTGACGGTTTGCACTTAGCCCCGACTGGAGCGGCACCCCGCAGGAGTACCCACTTTTTTGTGGGTGCGACGAGGAGTATAGCGGAAGGCGGGACAGGTGGTTATTTGATGCGCCTTAAACTGTGCTCCTGAAAAATAGTTTGACACAATGTGTTTCAATTACCTCAAACAAAAACCATTTCCTCCACCCCTGCGATGTATTTTTAGACAAGGAAGGTGTGGAGGTGCAGCCGCGCAAAAAAACTATCTTTGCCGTCCTTACAATTTACTTCAAAATTATGGCCAAAGACTTAACCACACGCGAGAAAGATTATTCCCAGTGGTATCAGGACATTGTAACAAAAGCCGATCTGGCAGAACACTCTGACGTGCGCGGCTGCATGGTAATTAAACCGTATGGCTATGCCATTTGGGAAAACATGCGCGATGTGCTTGACCGGATGTTTAAAGCAACCGGACACGTGAACGCTTATTTTCCGCTGTTTGTGCCAAAAAGTTTTTTGGAAAAGGAAGAAGGCCACGCCGAAGGATTTGCCAAGGAATGTGCGGTAGTGACACATTACCGCCTGAAAAATGACCCCGACAATCCGGGTAAACTGATGGTGGACCCTGAGTCGAAACTGGAGGAAGAACTGATTGTGCGCCCCACTTCGGAAGCCATTATCTGGAATACCTACCGGGGCTGGATACAAAGCTACCGCGACCTGCCCCTGCTGATAAACCAGTGGGCCAACGTGGTGCGCTGGGAAATGCGCACCCGCCTGTTTTTGCGCACCACCGAGTTTTTGTGGCAGGAAGGCCACACCGCACACAGCACCAAAGCCGAAGCCATAGAAGAAACCGAGCGCATGCTGCATGTGTATGCCGACTTTGTAGAAAACTACATGGGCGTGCCGGTAATTAAAGGCATAAAAACCGCCAGCGAACGCTTTGCCGGTGCCGAAGAAACCTACTGCATTGAAGCACTGATGCAGGACGGCAAGGCACTGCAGGCAGGCACATCGCACTTTCTGGGGCAAAATTTTGCCAAAGCGTTTGATGTGCAGTTTGCCAACAAAGACGGCAAGCTGGAACACGTGTGGGCCACAAGCTGGGGCGTATCGACCCGCCTGATGGGCGCACTGGTAATGAGCCACAGCGACGATAACGGCCTTGTGCTGCCGCCCAAACTGGCGCCCACGCAGGTAGTAATTGTGCCCATATACCGCACCGACGAAGAACGCGCCCGCATTGCCGAGCGTGTGGCCGAAATTGAAAAGCAATTGGTGATGCGCGGCATACGCGTGAAGTTTGACAACCGCGATACGCAGCGCCCCGGCTGGAAATTTGCCGAGTACGAACTGCGCGGTGTGCCCCTGCGCATTGGCATTGGACCCAAAGACCTTGAGGCAAACCAGGTGGAACTGGCCCGCCGCGACACGCTTACGAAAGGCGCTGTGTCGCAAACCGGACTGGCCGACCACATTGAAAAACTGCTGCACGAAATACAGGACAACCTGTATAAACAAGCACAGGAGCGCCGTGCTGCCGCCAGCCACCATGTAAACACGTGGGATGAATTTACAGCTGCGCTTGACAAAGGCGGCTTTGTATATGCCCACTGGGACGGCACCGCCGAAACCGAGCAGAAGATTAAAGACAAAACCAAAGCCACCATACGCTGCATTCCGCTTAATAACCCGCAGGAAGCCGGTGTATGCATACTGAGCGGGCAGCCCTCAGCCCAGCGCGTGGTGTTTGCCCGCGCCTATTAAAAAAGGGCATCTCTAAAAACTCGAAACCTCTTCGTTGGGCTCATCGCAAAAATCCTCATTTACACAAGTAAACTCCGGTTTTCGCTCTTTCGCCCGCCTCAATCTTTCAAGTTTTTAGAGATGCCCACTAATTAAATTTCAGCACGGTATTCAACGAAAGAAGCCACTCTGCTGTTTATATGCAAACCCTTTTGCCAACAAACAGCGCCAATACTACAACGACCCGCACATGAGTGAAAACAGCAACAGCCGCGACATTATTCTGCAACTCCTGCGCGAAAAATCATCGCTCAAGCAGGATGTGTTTTACACCACCATTGACCTGTTTAACCAACTCAAGGAAGTGGTGCGCAGTGTAGCCAACGACCTGAAGCCGCTGGCCGAAGCCATTGACAAACGCATAGTGGTGGAATTCCGCGAACGCAACGCTTACGAAATTGAGCTGCGCGTGGCCGGCGATGTGCTGCTTTTTCACATGCACACCAATGTGTTTGAGTTTGACACGAGCCACCACATCTGGAAAACCGGCTATGTAAAGGAAAACCCCGGCCGCAGCTATTGCGGGGTGATAAACGTGTACAACTTCCTGGCCGACTCATTCAAGTACCAGCGCCTGAACGACCTGGGCTACCTGATTGCCCGCATTTTTGTAAACAACGAGCGGCATTTTTTTGTGGAAGGCAAACGCCAGCTGGGCTTTTTGTACAACGACTTTGCCAACTCGGTAATAAGCCCCGAAGGCCTGCGCCAGATTGTGGAAAGCAGCGTGGTGTATTGCCTCGATTTCGACCTGTTTACCCCGCCGTTTGACGAGGTGAAGGTGATTACGCTGGGCCAGGTACAGGAAGACAGCTCCATGATGAGCCTGAAAACCGGCAAACGCTTAGGCTTCCGCTTCCAGGCCGATACGGATTACATTGGTTACTGAAACCAAAATAATCTCTAAAAGCCTGACAGCCAGAAAAAAGTAAAAATATTTGGTGAAAGATTTTGGAGATTTCGAAATCGGTTTTACATTTGCACTCCCAAATGAACAAATGGCCCGTTCGTCTAGGGGTTAGGACATCAGATTTTCATTCTGGTAACAGGGGTTCGATTCCCCTACGGGCTACGGAACAGAAAGAGAAACAGAGCGAAAGCGTTGTTTCTCTTTTTGTTTTTAGCTGTTTTCTCAGTAAGATTATTTGTTATGGGTGGAACTTGATCTGACAGTCGGATTTAGAGGCTCAGTTTTCTGTCATGAGTGAAGCTAATTGATTTTGTTTATCAAACATTTTTCCTTACCAAATGGTGTTCACATTAACTTCAGTTACTTTACGTACAATGTGGTGGTAGCTTTCAATTGCATTGATCGTGTAACTGATTTTACAGATGTCCGAAGGATAATTCTTAAACAGTTTCTAATTACCCAACTACTTTACGCTCCAACTCCCACCCGAATCACACCAATTAACAATATAACCCACCCTGCAATACTGGGGCAGATAATACCTGAAAATCTGATTATTCGTTTCAATATGTTCCTGAAACACAAGCTTACCTGTAAAATCATAAATTTTCAAAACACCCGATTCTGCCAAAGGTGAATTAATCACAATATTTCCTCCTTCCACATCTTTGAAAAGTATGGTTTGCGCAGGTGGATTGTGATTAGCCACAGAAACCGATCCGAAAAAATATATTCCAGACTGGCTCATACAGCCATTACTGTCGGTAACAACTACTTCGTAGTTGCCGTTTGTTTGGGGAACAAGAGTAGTATTAGTTGCACCTGCAAGCAAATTGCTGTTTAGGTACCACTGGTTTCCTGATGATGCGGAAGAAAAAAGAGTGGGGCCGAATTGAGTAATAGTTGGTACGGGAGGCAATGGATTTACTGTTACACTTACCGTATCCGAATTAAAACAACCTATACTGTCGGTAACCGATAAGATATAGTTTGTGGTATTTATGGGCGTTGAAACTGGAGTGTAAAGTGTGGCCGAATTAAGCGTATTGGAAGGTTGCCAGATACAACTTATGCCTCCGCTTCCGTTTAATTGCACGCTTTGACCAAAGCAAACAGCCGTGTCGGCACCTGCAAAAACAGCGGGAGCCTGATTTACAAATATGGTTATTGAATCGATATTAGTGCAAGAGTTATTGCCGGTAACCGTAAGAATATATGTAGTGGTTACAGAAGGCGAAGCAAACGGAGAAAAAACCAGCGGATTGCTGAGAGTGGATGATGGCGACCAGCTTGCACTAATTCCTCCGTTACCTTGTAACTGTACAGACAGAAACTCACAAATTGTGGTATCACTTCCGGCCTGAACAGAGGGAATGGCTCTAATTGCCAGTGTGGCCGTGTCAACTGAACTACAGCCCAAACTATCTGTACCTGTAATAAAATAAATACCTGCTACATTGGCACAACAAAGCGGACTGGCAGAAGTAGTACTGCTTAACCCTGTAGCGGGAGTCCAACTGTAAGTACTGGCACCGTTGGCATTCCAGCTAATACAACTGCCTGCACATATAAATGTATCGGGTACTATGGTTATGGGTAAAGGATTAACTGTAACATTCAGTGTTCTCACTCCTGTGCATCCATTATTATCTGTTACCGAAACCGAATAACTGGTAGTACTGAGAGGGAATGCAATTACAGAATCGCCGGTGACTGTGTTTAGTCCTATTGCGGGTTGCCATACAAAGTTATTTAAAGACGAACTGGCAACAAGCAGGGCACTGTCGCCACTACAGATTGAAATATTGTTTGAAACGGTTAAAAGCGGTTGAGGTAAAATTGATAAAGGAGTTGAACTTACAGCACTTATCATAGAAGGGATAGAGCTAATTACTCGAATCCGGTAGTTATTTCCTGCAGGCATATTGGCGGGAATCGTTACCTGAATAGTATCGGATGTACGACCACTCAGTGAGCCTATGTTTATTGGTGAAGCAAAAGAGCCGTTTAAATCGGATAGCTGAGCAGTAAAGGAGTTTCCCGCATCACAACTATCGTTAAGAAAGAATGGTAAAGCGGTAGTAGTTCCTGCACAAATTGAAGCAGGAATATTTCCGACAGAGAATACAAAAGGAATTTCAACCAATTTCAGATAGCCGGGAAATGCCCCGTCTGGTCCCTCAAAAACATGTTTTACAATTAATGTATCGCTCAGATAATCATATTCAAATAAAGTTCCAAATGTATTATTTTGGGCACTTCCCCCCTTCGACGCTATTCCGTAATATTTACCATTACTGGCCAGCATCAAACCGCCGTCTGGCTCATTACCCGAATCAGGGGTAAAGAAATCATGCTTAAAATTTAACGTATTGGTGGTACGGTTGTATTCATATAAAGTACCGTTACCGTATAAACCGCCAGTGGCAGTGAGAGCATAAAATTTTCCGTTGGGTGCCTGAGATAGAATAGGCGCGGGAGACATAAAAAATGTAGATAATGGAAACTGATACAAGGCAGTATAGGAATTAGTCAAATAATCAAATTCAAATATATATCCTGTATTTATGGTTGAAAAACTTCCGGAAGTTACTCCATAGAGTTTGTTGTTTGATGCCTGAATAAGTGTTCCTCTGGGGCCGGTTCCAACTACTGCAGGTGTGCCAAAATCGCAGCGTTTTGTGAATAAATTATTTGCAGGATTATATTCGAAGAGTACTCCACGGTTATTAGTTCCACCTTGTATTGTTGTGCCATACAATCGTCCATTGGAAGCAAGTAGCAGCGATCCGGAAGGCAAAGCACCATTACTGGTTCCCGAAAAATCAACGAGTTTTGAATAAGCAAGTGTTACCGGGTCAAACCGAAACAATACACCCAAATCGTTGTTTCCGCCCCGCCTTGTCATACCATACAATTTCCCGTCAGGAGTTTGTATTAGTGAAGAAGTGGGTGTTTTACCTGAAACAACCGGATTAAAATCGAAAAGTTTGGTAAACTGATTGGTTCCGGGATTAAACCTATAAATAATACCTGCATTGTTTGTACCGCCGCTTTCAGTCATTCCATAAAGCATTCCATCAGACGCATATAATAACGACCCTGTAGGATTGCGTCCGTTGTGAATTTGTCCGAATTCAAAACATTTATTTAACACCTGTGTGGTTGGATTAATTCTGAAGCAAACACCAAAATCATAAAATCCACCGACACTGGTTACTCCATACAACAATCCATTATTGGCAATTGTAAGTCCTGTTAACGGAGCTTTACCGATTACAGAGGCGTTAAAATCAGCAATTTTTGTGTAAATCAGCGTCACGGGGTCAAATTCAAAAATTGTCCCGTTATTGTTTGCACCTCCGGTTCCCGTAGTGCCATAAAGTTTCCCATTTGTATGCAAAATAAGTTTGCCCATGGGCATGTTACCACCACCTCCGGGAATAGAAAAACTATACAACAGCGTAGTGGTTTGAGTAGTAGGATTGAACTGATAAATTGCTCCGGCACCATTAACACCACCGGTTTGAGTTAACCCATAAAATAATCCATTTGGCAATTGAATCATCCCGTCGTAAGGAAAAGCACCATTTGAAGCACCGTTAAACGATGTAATGTGGGTAAAAACAGATGTTACAGGATCGAACTTAAAAATAGTTCCTGTAAAAGAAAGACCGCCCTGCTGGGTAGTTCCATATAAATTACCATCTGTTCCCTGAGTTAAAGTCCCCATGGGGGAGGAACCGGTAGTATTTGAAAAATCGTATTTCTTGGTAAATACATTTGTTAATGGGTTAAACTGGAAAATGGTGCCAATGTTACTAGTTCCCCCCTCTCTGGTAACACCATAAAGCATTCCGTCTGATGCGTATAATAAACCGCCCTGAGGTCTGCTGCCTGTAGTTAATCCAGTAAAGTCGTGCAACTTTGTGTAGGTTAAGGTGGCCGGATTGAAACTAAAAAGAGTACCGAGTGAATTTGCCCCGCCATTGTTGGTTAAACCATAAATCAACCCGTTTGGCAATTGTACCAATGCACCCTGAGGACCGTATCCGTCATTAATTGAAAAATCGTGTAGTTTCTGATATGTAGAATCTGTTGGATTGTATGAATACAATACCCCGATACCGTAAGCACCACCCGCTGGCACCATTCCATAAAGCTTACCGTTCTGCCCGTTTAGCAAAGTATTGTACTGTGGGTTAAACCCTTCGTTTTGCACATTAAAACTATAGGCTCTGGTATGTGCATTACCATTGTTATTGGTTTTAAAAATAGTACCGGTACCTGACTCGCCTCCTCTGCTTGTGGTTCCCCAAAACTGAGTTTGGGAATAAGCCAGATAATACACGACCATAAATAAAATTGACAGGCTATACTTGAGGGGTGTCATATACTTGAGGGGTGTCATATAATTGTGGGGTGTCATATAATTGAAAGATGGGGTCTTCAAAAATAATACTTAAAACTGATTTACGATAAACCTCAATTTCCCAATCTCTGCGGAGGTACAAATCCTTAATTACTAAGCATCACCAATACGCCCCCCAAAAACCACAAACATAAAAGCCCGCAATTAAAACACGCAACAAGCATTTTTCGCCCATCTTTAACTTACACCAACGCAATAACCAGCACCTATCTCAAAATTCCCGCACGAGAATAATTGTGCAAGCGAGTTGAACGAAACCCAGGAAATTTTCGGCGTAATAATCGTATCGGTTAACACATCGGCGATAATTTTGAAGCAGGCAAATAATCACTCGATTTCCCATCTACGCACATACCTTCTGAGTAACTGTTAGAGAATTTTCATACTTACCTATATCCAAAAAAACACCAGCTCCCGATGTTTAGTTTCGGGAGCTGGTGCATCGGATAAACTGCTTACAGCTGGTTGCCGATAAACCCGATATGACCTTCGCCGGCATAGGTCATATCGCCGCTGAGTGTGGCTCCGCCGTCGGAAGAGCTGATGTTCAGGGCCACCACGTTTTGGCTTTCGCGACTACCGATGAGCCATGTGCCGCCGGGATGACCGGATGTACCGCCCCACGAGTTTTCCACTACGTAGTTATTAGCGCCATACAATTTACCGGTGAAACCGATCGGACCTTCGCCGGCGTATGTCATGGTGCCGGAAAGTGTATTGCCGCCATCGGTTGACGATATGTTTACGGCCACCACATTCTGAGCGGCGCGGCCGCCCATGATGAAAATACCGCCGGGATTACCTTTTGAACTTCCCCAGGAGTTGAGCACCGAATAGGCACCGCCATCCACAAGCTGACTCTTGAACCCGATCGGGCCTTCGCCGGCATACGTCATACTGCCCGTAAGGGTGTTGCCGTTGTCGGCAGAACTGATGTTGATGGCTACCACACGCTGGTTGCCACGGCTTCCGAGTACGAAGGTGCCACCGGGATTCCACGGTGCGGAACTTCCGCCCCACTGGTTTTCCACTGCATAATTGTTGCACAGCGTCATGGTGGCCCGGAACCCGATCTGACCTTCTCTGGCATACGTCATGGTGCCTGTAAGTGTTTTGCCACCATCGGCTGAGGTCACATTAAGTGCTACCACATTCTGACCATCTCTTGAACCGATCAGGAAAATTCCGCCCGGATTCCACGGAGCTGAAGAACCACCCCACTGGTTCTGTACAAGGTGCAGGTTGTTGTTTGATTTGTTGGTTGACATGGGTTTGATGA
The nucleotide sequence above comes from Bacteroidota bacterium. Encoded proteins:
- a CDS encoding ATP-binding cassette domain-containing protein translates to MSERILRALMQLFAIIAKVDGVTTDSRAVVESFLRQQLSLDLVEQYLAIFDEYLEQHHQVTKRKDGSAKRTSLNSVKVLRICTQINEELTQKQKVVVLIRLLEFIHSSYEISEQELEFVKTVSETFNIEEGEFDRMRAFVEEDIADMPDIAELLVVDNGQPVYNQAHHIYSDSIGNGRVCVLHVPSVGMYVVRYFGEGELNLNGQAMFLNKVYILTPGSSLRSSKVQPIYYSDIISAFLSSKTKTRITFSAQTISYKFKGGKLGLRDVSIHEESGRLIGIMGGSGAGKSTLLNVLNGNDTPTSGAVMINGLDLHRQKQELEGVVGHISQDDLLIEELTVFQNLYYNAKLCFGNLSDSDITRTVDELLADLGLYEARDLKVGSPLDKKISGGQRKRLNIALELIREPSVLFVDEPTSGLSSRDSENIMDLLKELALKGKLVFVVIHQPSSDIFKMFDRLLILDNGGFPIYYGNPVDAVVYFKKVVNHVNSDESECPACGNVNPEQIFSIIESKVVDEYGNLTRNRKVSPPEWNSYYKANIEARLEAPAPSADNPESTFNIPNKLKQMRVFITRDVRSKLTNRQYMIINLLEAPVLAFILAFLVRFYNTDVSNKIGYIFRENENIPAYLFMAVVVALFIGLTVSAEEIIRDRKILKRESFLNLSRSSYLWSKILIMFVLSAIQTLTFVVVGNLLLGVKGMMADYWLVLFTTSCFANLLGLNISSAFNSAVTIYILIPFLIIPQLLLSGVIVKFDKLNPTITSQETVPVAGEMMASRWAFEALAVNQFRNNKWQKQFNASDELTSIADYKNNYWLPQLRGKIDKCETSANNGKKGPDFVSDVQLLKNEIATDRERLFELSRRGKISRLTQKLTQELNRLSTSVAGINPGQFAKPQADDMRSYLDMVNSVYKTVYQKAVDNHDKQVNKLEKELGPEGVMKLKNDYLNESLSDLVRNANEFNKLIEIDGKLIQHSDPVFSEAWQTNLGNAHFFAPRKKVFGAYINTFWYNIMILWSMTAVMIFTLYFDLLRKLIEGLGNITERFRKTPPRAE
- a CDS encoding Na+:solute symporter; this encodes MLALIDYIIIGAYLLLSLGIGLYYRERAGKSLGEFFLGGRSLPWHIAGISMVATTFAADTPLAVNELVVQKGIAGNWLWWCALFGGMLTTFFFARLWRRSGVMTEVELTELRYGGKPAAMLRGFRAVYLGVFMNVLILGWVNLAMISILQEFFGLSAQTALMWTGGVMLLTALYSSVSGLMGVAITDMVQFIIAIAGCIILAILVVNSAEVGGIEGMKEKLAVSHPGSLSFFPKLGSSGSVAGEFTLGIGAFLAFVGVQWWASWYPGAEPGGGGYVAQRMMSAKNEKHAIWATLFFQVAHYCLRPWPWILVGLCSLILYPDLTEATARMGYVRAMKDYLPVGLKGLMLVAFLAAYMSTISTQLNWGASYLVNDLYKRFLKRPAQLGSNEKAEKHYVSVSRLITILTMLLSLAVTPMITSISGVWSFIMECGAGLGLVLILRWYWWRINAWSEITATLAPFVVMGALAVMRSGLAADAVLPWWAEFPGSFFLTVGVTTVSWLAVTFLTTPENMGTLNQFYTRVRPAGGWKPVRVALGMAPEKTPILGLLVCWLSAVMFTYSLLFATGSLILHEWVNLGWYALSAGMAFGVFRYAVGKTNVFAD
- a CDS encoding proline--tRNA ligase; this translates as MAKDLTTREKDYSQWYQDIVTKADLAEHSDVRGCMVIKPYGYAIWENMRDVLDRMFKATGHVNAYFPLFVPKSFLEKEEGHAEGFAKECAVVTHYRLKNDPDNPGKLMVDPESKLEEELIVRPTSEAIIWNTYRGWIQSYRDLPLLINQWANVVRWEMRTRLFLRTTEFLWQEGHTAHSTKAEAIEETERMLHVYADFVENYMGVPVIKGIKTASERFAGAEETYCIEALMQDGKALQAGTSHFLGQNFAKAFDVQFANKDGKLEHVWATSWGVSTRLMGALVMSHSDDNGLVLPPKLAPTQVVIVPIYRTDEERARIAERVAEIEKQLVMRGIRVKFDNRDTQRPGWKFAEYELRGVPLRIGIGPKDLEANQVELARRDTLTKGAVSQTGLADHIEKLLHEIQDNLYKQAQERRAAASHHVNTWDEFTAALDKGGFVYAHWDGTAETEQKIKDKTKATIRCIPLNNPQEAGVCILSGQPSAQRVVFARAY